One genomic window of Diospyros lotus cultivar Yz01 chromosome 8, ASM1463336v1, whole genome shotgun sequence includes the following:
- the LOC127807120 gene encoding serine--tRNA ligase, chloroplastic/mitochondrial isoform X2, translating to MKGKLEPSERQKLIEEGKNIKEGLITLEEDLLKLADELQLEAQRIPNMTHPDVPMGGEDSSVLRKMVGNPREFGFPIKDHLQLGKDLDLFDFDAAAEVSGSKFYYLKNEAVLLEMALINWTISEVVRRGFTPLTTPEIVRSSVVEKCGFQPRGENTQVYSIEGSDQCLIGTAEIPVGGIHMDSILAESSLPLKYVAFSHCFRTEAGAAGTATRGLYRVHQFSKVEMFILCQPGESGSYHEELIKIEEDLYSSLGFHFKTLDMASGDLGAPAYRKFDVEAWMPGLGRFGEISSASNCTDYQSRRLGIRYRPESSSTNLKKGPTEFVHTLNATACAVPRMIVCLLENFQQEDGSVVIPEPLRPFTGGLEVITPKSR from the exons ATGAAAGGGAAGCTGGAACCCTCTGAGCGTCAGAAGCTAATAGAAGAAG GTAAGAATATTAAGGAAGGACTTATTACTTTGGAAGAAGACTTGCTCAAACTTGCCGATGAACTTCAGCTGGAAGCACAGCGAATACCAAATATGACCCATCCAGATGTTCCAATGGGAGGGGAAGATAGTTCTGTGCTAAGAAAGATG GTTGGCAACCCCAGGGAGTTTGGCTTCCCTATCAAAGATCACCTTCAACTAGGGAAAGATTTGGATCTCTTTGATTTTGACGCTGCTGCAGAG GTCAGTGGATCCAAATTCTACTACTTGAAGAATGAAGCAGTTTTGCTAGAGATGGCCCTTATAAACTGGACAATCTCGGAAGTCGTTAGAAGAGGCTTCACGCCCCTTACTACCCCAGAAATTGTACGGTCTTCTGTCGTTGAAAAATGTGGCTTCCAACCTCGTGGGGAAAATACACAG GTTTATTCTATAGAAGGTAGCGATCAATGCCTTATAGGCACTGCAGAGATTCCAGTAGGAGGAATTCATATGGATTCCATTCTAGCTGAGTCATCCTTACCTTTGAAGTATGTAGCTTTCTCCCATTGCTTTCGTACTGAAGCTGGTGCTGCTGGCACAGCAACAAG GGGCCTTTATCGAGTCCACCAGTTCAGTAAGGTGGAGATGTTCATCCTTTGCCAACCTGGGGAAAGTGGTTCTTACCATGAAGAATTAATCAAAATTGAAGAGGACCTCTACTCATCATTGGGCTTTCATTTTAA AACACTAGATATGGCTTCTGGGGATTTGGGTGCACCTGCTTATCGGAAATTTGATGTTGAGGCATGGATGCCAGGCTTAGGGCGATTTGGTGAG ATATCAAGTGCATCAAATTGTACTGACTATCAAAGTCGCCGACTAGGAATCCGGTACCGTCCCGAATCATCATCAACCAATCTAAAGAAGGGTCCAACAGAGTTTGTGCACACATTAAACGCCACAGCCTGTGCTGTTCCGCGCATGATTGTATGCTTGCTTGAGAATTTTCAACAAGAAGATGGTTCGGTGGTTATTCCTGAGCCTTTGAGGCCTTTTACAGGTGGGCTTGAGGTGATCACTCCAAAGTCCAGATAG